From a single Lactococcus carnosus genomic region:
- a CDS encoding 3'-5' exoribonuclease YhaM family protein produces MTQLKDLQVGDAFEGLYLIKQADLRQTRAGKSFLAMIFQDRTGQIGGNLWDADDYMVSTFTKGKVVYMRAVKELYQGTPQVNKIFLRLPENTEPNNPKDFKAKSPVNEQELRDYIQKAIFKIENATWNRIVRYIFKKYDKQFFEYPAAKTNHHAFEGGLSFHTATMAQLAEKICEVYPILDESLMLAGILLHDMAKVIEFSGAENTTYTLKGNLIGHIVLIDEEVSEAITELEIDNDKEEVTILRHVLLAHHGLQEYGSPVRPQIMEAEVIHQIDMMDASIMMMTTALNQIVPGEMTPRIYPLDNRNFYKPNLDK; encoded by the coding sequence ATGACACAATTAAAAGACTTACAAGTAGGTGATGCTTTCGAAGGCCTATACTTAATTAAACAAGCAGATTTACGTCAAACAAGAGCTGGAAAATCTTTTTTGGCCATGATTTTTCAAGATCGAACAGGTCAAATTGGTGGTAATTTATGGGATGCAGATGATTATATGGTCTCTACATTTACCAAAGGTAAAGTTGTTTACATGCGTGCTGTCAAAGAGTTGTATCAAGGGACGCCGCAAGTGAATAAAATATTCTTGCGTTTACCGGAAAATACGGAGCCAAATAATCCTAAGGATTTCAAGGCCAAGTCTCCAGTAAATGAACAAGAGCTACGTGACTACATCCAAAAAGCGATTTTTAAAATTGAAAATGCGACTTGGAACAGAATCGTTCGCTATATCTTTAAGAAATATGACAAGCAATTTTTTGAATACCCTGCTGCCAAAACGAATCACCATGCTTTTGAAGGCGGTTTGAGCTTCCATACAGCTACGATGGCGCAACTTGCAGAAAAAATTTGTGAAGTTTATCCTATTTTGGATGAGAGCTTGATGTTAGCAGGTATTTTACTACATGATATGGCTAAGGTAATTGAGTTTTCAGGTGCTGAAAACACAACTTATACCTTGAAGGGGAACTTAATCGGTCATATTGTCTTAATTGATGAAGAGGTTTCAGAAGCAATTACTGAGCTTGAGATTGACAATGATAAAGAAGAAGTGACGATTTTACGGCATGTCTTATTAGCACACCATGGCTTACAAGAATATGGCAGTCCGGTTAGACCACAAATCATGGAAGCTGAGGTCATTCACCAAATTGATATGATGGATGCAAGTATCATGATGATGACAACTGCTTTGAATCAAATCGTTCCTGGTGAAATGACACCAAGAATTTATCCCCTGGATAATCGTAATTTTTACAAGCCAAACTTAGATAAATAA
- a CDS encoding ATP-binding protein, which translates to MKIKQLKIEGFGKLINQTYDFKELTIFIGNNETGKSTILAFIKYMLFGFENATTSNQNYNPLDLKRYGGQIHLSHEGKEIQIERVKILRSGKPSFSCEMTDGETVQVIDETTWRDFIRPLNAKVFSEIYSVTQDNLQISTVKDYNAERLDEEWRMSATTGTVALFDQVQLLSRTRDDIFTTTRASKKPLNQALADIAAVKEAIDKKTSEEAALLPLMARNDVLSQEIAMCRVAQEKLDDEINQSKHRLSYLSEYQEFRQLQSQDLTNILSSEEADNLRQKHGLHEKYSQELAALNQKISENTIALEKLDTPKNQFLKNAKTTDRLDQVKLAYPLAISAEQQIEQLTFSKHYLIIAIISLILMGVSFLIKPLLVVLFLIVSIVMFGLQVRTSRIVQAKLAKNQAVLSDFDIEMAYFSDWLPENCLLVADKIAVLTNLDKEVQELKLLLSRYDQRETIEKMTALQALDNAIFEELPDIDTAPKLLAQWAQQSRDLLRLTRLKEQLSAIFDLATVFNGNKEQMLVDQKITEKAKTTVELNSLIDEHSRNLAVINQQKTDTTLADLSAKLARKKEVLRDYLLDFTTKSAEIRLIEAVMMSLSSETLPDILKRASSLFSHLTDQVWREIYLEKEILWVENSRQQSLRLIDLSTGTRDQLQLALRLAFIQSKHQDFPIFLDDNFLRFDSKRRLNFSNMLASIAKDRQVILLTSDQGLALETEGTISL; encoded by the coding sequence ATGAAAATTAAACAGCTTAAAATCGAAGGGTTTGGTAAATTGATTAACCAGACCTATGATTTTAAAGAGTTGACGATATTTATAGGAAATAATGAGACAGGTAAATCAACAATACTGGCCTTTATCAAATATATGTTGTTTGGGTTCGAAAATGCTACGACATCAAACCAAAATTATAACCCTTTAGATCTGAAAAGGTACGGTGGGCAAATTCATTTATCGCATGAGGGGAAAGAAATCCAAATCGAGCGGGTGAAGATTTTACGAAGTGGGAAACCAAGCTTCTCTTGTGAAATGACCGATGGTGAAACGGTACAAGTCATAGATGAAACCACTTGGCGTGATTTTATAAGGCCACTTAATGCGAAGGTATTTTCAGAAATTTATTCGGTCACGCAGGATAATCTACAGATTTCAACAGTAAAAGATTATAATGCTGAACGGCTGGATGAAGAATGGCGCATGTCAGCAACAACGGGAACAGTCGCTCTTTTTGATCAAGTTCAACTCTTATCTAGAACACGTGATGATATTTTCACGACAACTAGAGCAAGTAAAAAACCACTCAATCAAGCATTAGCAGATATCGCGGCTGTAAAAGAAGCAATCGATAAGAAGACATCTGAAGAGGCTGCACTGCTGCCCTTGATGGCAAGAAATGACGTCTTAAGTCAAGAAATAGCGATGTGTCGCGTCGCACAAGAAAAGTTAGATGATGAAATTAATCAAAGTAAGCACAGATTGAGCTATTTGTCTGAATACCAAGAGTTTCGTCAACTACAAAGTCAAGATTTAACCAATATTTTATCTAGTGAAGAAGCTGATAATTTGAGACAAAAGCATGGGCTTCATGAGAAATATAGTCAAGAATTAGCAGCTTTAAATCAAAAAATATCTGAGAATACGATCGCCCTAGAGAAGCTTGACACACCTAAAAATCAATTCTTGAAAAATGCTAAAACCACAGATCGATTAGATCAGGTTAAATTAGCCTATCCTCTGGCAATTTCTGCAGAGCAACAAATTGAGCAATTGACATTTAGTAAACATTACTTAATCATTGCAATTATTTCCTTGATTTTAATGGGCGTTAGTTTCCTGATCAAGCCTTTATTAGTCGTTTTATTTTTAATCGTCAGTATTGTCATGTTTGGTTTGCAAGTTAGGACGAGTCGTATCGTTCAGGCCAAACTAGCAAAAAATCAAGCTGTTTTATCCGATTTTGATATTGAAATGGCCTATTTTTCAGACTGGTTACCAGAAAATTGCCTGTTGGTAGCAGATAAAATAGCGGTATTGACTAACCTTGATAAAGAGGTTCAGGAACTAAAACTGCTTTTAAGTCGTTATGATCAAAGAGAAACGATTGAGAAAATGACGGCACTGCAAGCCTTAGATAATGCCATTTTTGAAGAACTCCCTGATATTGATACTGCGCCAAAGCTTTTGGCACAATGGGCCCAACAATCACGTGATCTCTTGCGTCTAACTAGACTAAAAGAACAACTTTCTGCTATTTTTGATCTGGCAACAGTCTTTAATGGCAATAAAGAGCAGATGTTAGTTGATCAAAAGATTACTGAAAAAGCCAAGACTACCGTAGAGCTTAATAGCTTAATAGATGAGCATTCAAGAAATCTTGCAGTTATCAACCAGCAAAAAACGGATACAACACTAGCTGATTTATCAGCTAAGTTGGCACGAAAAAAAGAAGTCTTGAGAGATTACCTGCTTGATTTTACAACAAAATCAGCAGAAATTAGGTTGATTGAAGCTGTTATGATGAGCTTATCATCAGAAACACTTCCGGATATTTTAAAACGTGCCAGCAGTCTGTTTAGTCATTTAACTGATCAGGTTTGGCGGGAAATTTACTTGGAAAAAGAAATCTTATGGGTCGAGAATAGTCGGCAACAAAGTCTGCGCTTGATTGATCTATCTACTGGTACTAGAGATCAGCTGCAACTAGCCCTTAGATTAGCCTTTATCCAGTCTAAACACCAAGATTTCCCCATCTTTTTAGATGATAATTTCTTGCGTTTTGATAGTAAACGACGATTGAATTTTTCAAATATGTTAGCATCAATTGCAAAAGATAGACAGGTCATATTATTGACAAGTGATCAAGGGTTAGCACTTGAAACGGAAGGAACGATTAGCTTATGA
- a CDS encoding metallophosphoesterase family protein, with protein sequence MKFIHTADLHLDREFEGLVQEVAYQPYKILEKIIDFAIVESVEVIFFAGDNFHQSLPSIKIQTYFAAQLARLAPHGIQAVVIFGNHDYYRESVYWVQFSDNVTVFHSESVKTKKLTLKTGETLAVSGFSYQHPHISEDKIVDYPLRDYTCDYHVGLFHGEISGHRFAPANLSDMLSKDYNYWALGHIHLASQLADSVIYSGTPQGRNKKEATNLIVYGDILPSGNLIYFQDLAEVHFETLTLDLSDCQTLSQVLTYITSNLTDEAICYSLNLKNYEDVADNLQEAIENEELLEELRQKNIIVKLKLLPLTSNKQLLTSIEVPEFAMPAIDFTDIYSLVPHKKDIKAIFDDPEFIAEVQENISLYVSQYFEFGGSQDEN encoded by the coding sequence ATGAAATTTATACATACAGCAGATTTACATTTGGATAGAGAATTTGAAGGCTTGGTACAAGAGGTAGCCTATCAGCCATATAAAATATTAGAAAAAATAATTGATTTCGCGATCGTCGAATCTGTTGAGGTTATTTTTTTTGCTGGTGATAATTTTCATCAATCACTACCAAGTATTAAAATCCAAACCTATTTTGCCGCCCAGTTAGCACGTTTGGCACCACATGGGATTCAGGCAGTTGTTATCTTTGGTAATCATGATTACTATAGAGAGTCAGTTTATTGGGTACAGTTTTCAGATAATGTCACAGTGTTTCACTCAGAGTCTGTCAAGACAAAAAAACTGACCTTGAAAACAGGAGAGACGCTTGCTGTATCAGGTTTTTCTTATCAACATCCTCATATTTCTGAAGATAAAATTGTTGATTATCCTTTAAGGGACTACACTTGTGATTATCATGTTGGTCTATTTCATGGTGAAATTTCGGGACATCGCTTTGCGCCAGCCAATCTGAGTGATATGCTGTCAAAAGATTATAATTACTGGGCATTAGGACATATTCATCTTGCTAGCCAATTAGCAGATTCAGTCATTTACTCAGGGACACCACAGGGGCGCAACAAAAAAGAAGCGACCAATTTGATTGTCTATGGTGACATCTTACCATCGGGTAATTTGATTTACTTTCAAGATTTAGCTGAGGTTCATTTTGAAACCTTGACTTTAGATTTATCAGACTGTCAAACTTTATCACAGGTTTTAACCTACATTACGTCCAATCTAACAGATGAAGCGATTTGTTACAGTTTAAATCTCAAAAACTATGAAGATGTCGCTGACAATTTACAAGAAGCGATTGAAAACGAAGAGTTGCTAGAAGAACTGCGTCAAAAAAATATAATCGTCAAATTAAAGTTGTTACCACTTACCTCAAACAAGCAGCTGCTTACAAGTATTGAGGTACCTGAGTTCGCCATGCCAGCGATTGATTTCACAGATATTTATAGTCTTGTTCCTCATAAAAAAGACATTAAGGCAATTTTTGATGATCCTGAGTTTATAGCTGAAGTGCAAGAGAATATCTCCTTATATGTCAGTCAATACTTCGAATTTGGAGGAAGCCAAGATGAAAATTAA
- the rpe gene encoding ribulose-phosphate 3-epimerase produces the protein MKLAPSILAADFGNFERDARRLEAAGADYLHIDIMDGHFVENISFGADVVKAIRPVTKCLLDCHLMVENPEKYVASFAQAGADSLSIHVEATRHIHGAIQKVNAAGLRSAVVINPGTDISSIKHVLEIVDMVLVMTVNPGFGGQKFIPECLEKVRELADIRQFRGLDFEIEVDGGVDNQTIIACRDAGADVFVAGSYVFDGNIEENMVTLREALN, from the coding sequence ATGAAACTAGCACCATCAATATTAGCGGCTGATTTTGGTAATTTTGAGAGAGATGCGAGACGTCTCGAAGCAGCGGGAGCGGACTATCTACACATCGATATCATGGATGGTCATTTTGTTGAAAATATTAGTTTTGGTGCCGATGTTGTCAAGGCAATACGTCCTGTGACAAAATGTCTTTTAGACTGTCACCTCATGGTCGAAAATCCTGAAAAATATGTTGCAAGTTTTGCACAAGCTGGTGCTGATAGTCTCAGTATTCATGTTGAAGCAACAAGACATATTCATGGTGCCATTCAAAAAGTAAATGCAGCAGGACTAAGAAGTGCCGTTGTTATTAATCCAGGTACAGATATTTCAAGTATTAAACATGTCCTTGAAATCGTTGACATGGTGCTTGTCATGACTGTAAATCCAGGATTTGGCGGGCAAAAATTTATACCTGAGTGTCTTGAAAAGGTACGTGAATTGGCAGATATTCGTCAATTTCGTGGCTTAGATTTTGAGATTGAAGTGGATGGTGGTGTAGACAACCAGACAATTATTGCCTGTCGTGATGCCGGTGCAGATGTGTTTGTCGCGGGGTCATATGTATTTGATGGCAATATTGAAGAAAATATGGTGACATTACGTGAAGCATTGAATTGA
- the rsgA gene encoding ribosome small subunit-dependent GTPase A translates to MVKFGRILKSLSGFYYIKDDSDNTVYQTRARGNFRQKGTKPIVGDFAEFSTAEQSEGYVLAIKERNNALVRPPIANIDQAVVVISAIEPNFSLNLLDRFLVLLTNKTIKPLIYLSKLDLIDNLAYFEKVRDEYEKIGYSFFMNDWQKLVDAFPDKVTVFMGQTGVGKSTLLNKIAPEMALATQEISDKLGRGRHTTRHVELFDIHDGLIADTPGFSSLDYEIDNQPDLNGAFPELLRYSFGCKFRECTHAHEPKCAVKPAVASGEIAQSRYDNYLLFLSEIEGRRETYKKVVKK, encoded by the coding sequence ATGGTAAAATTTGGCAGAATACTTAAATCATTGAGTGGTTTTTATTACATTAAAGATGACTCTGATAACACGGTTTATCAAACGCGGGCAAGAGGCAATTTTAGACAAAAAGGCACAAAACCAATCGTTGGCGATTTTGCTGAGTTTTCTACCGCAGAACAGTCAGAAGGCTATGTTTTAGCAATAAAGGAACGTAACAATGCACTTGTAAGACCACCAATTGCTAACATTGACCAGGCAGTTGTTGTGATCTCCGCAATCGAGCCAAACTTCTCGCTGAATTTACTAGACCGTTTTCTAGTCTTGTTAACGAATAAAACGATCAAACCATTGATTTATTTATCAAAATTAGACTTAATTGACAATCTTGCTTATTTTGAAAAAGTACGTGATGAATATGAAAAAATTGGTTATTCCTTTTTTATGAATGACTGGCAAAAACTCGTTGACGCATTTCCTGATAAAGTGACAGTATTTATGGGGCAGACGGGTGTTGGGAAGTCAACATTATTAAATAAAATAGCACCAGAGATGGCCTTGGCCACACAAGAAATTTCCGATAAACTTGGCCGTGGTAGACATACGACGCGACATGTTGAATTGTTTGATATTCATGATGGGTTAATTGCTGATACACCAGGATTTTCTTCTTTAGATTATGAAATTGATAATCAGCCAGACCTAAATGGAGCTTTTCCCGAATTATTGCGCTATTCATTCGGGTGTAAATTTCGAGAATGTACGCATGCACATGAGCCTAAATGTGCTGTAAAGCCCGCAGTGGCATCTGGAGAAATTGCGCAGTCCCGATATGATAATTACTTACTGTTTTTATCTGAAATAGAGGGTAGACGTGAAACCTATAAGAAAGTGGTAAAAAAATGA
- a CDS encoding 4-oxalocrotonate tautomerase, with translation MPFVHVDLFEGRTDEQKIALAHDITQAVIKNTGAPKSAIHVFINDMKEGTYFPQGDMKKIN, from the coding sequence ATGCCATTTGTCCATGTTGATCTATTTGAAGGTCGTACTGATGAGCAAAAAATTGCACTTGCTCATGACATTACACAAGCCGTTATCAAAAACACTGGTGCCCCAAAATCAGCCATTCATGTCTTTATTAATGACATGAAGGAAGGTACCTATTTTCCACAGGGTGACATGAAAAAAATCAACTAA
- a CDS encoding phosphopantothenate--cysteine ligase, whose protein sequence is MHILITSGGTTEKIDQVRGITNFATGTLGKLLAEQFLAANHTVILLAGLTAVVPDSHPKLTIIRISDVTSLISSITKWIPLSDVCIHTMAVSDYTPVYMTDLDTVKQTPDLTDLLTKHNLEHKISSQQDYQVLFLKKTPKVIAMIKPLNPAIILIGFKLMVDVSTEQLIQTARQSLMANKADYILANDLTTISETQHLGLLVGQHDILEAQTKQDIAALIVSKSEETYDNYHDRRNR, encoded by the coding sequence ATGCACATTCTCATCACCTCTGGTGGCACAACTGAAAAGATTGATCAAGTCCGTGGCATCACAAATTTTGCAACTGGGACATTAGGTAAGCTGCTAGCCGAACAATTTTTGGCAGCTAATCATACGGTTATCTTGTTAGCTGGTTTAACTGCCGTCGTGCCAGATTCCCACCCCAAGCTCACCATCATTCGGATTTCTGATGTGACCAGCTTGATTTCAAGTATCACAAAATGGATACCACTTTCAGATGTCTGCATCCATACGATGGCGGTCTCAGACTATACGCCTGTCTACATGACCGACTTAGATACTGTCAAGCAGACCCCTGATCTAACAGACTTGCTGACCAAGCATAATCTTGAGCATAAGATTTCTTCTCAGCAAGACTATCAAGTCTTATTTTTAAAGAAAACGCCCAAGGTGATTGCGATGATCAAACCTTTAAATCCAGCTATCATTTTGATTGGATTTAAGCTGATGGTTGATGTGTCAACTGAACAGCTCATTCAGACAGCCAGACAATCCTTGATGGCAAATAAAGCGGATTATATATTAGCCAATGATTTAACCACAATTTCAGAAACGCAGCATTTAGGTCTGCTAGTCGGTCAGCATGATATACTGGAAGCACAAACAAAGCAGGACATTGCCGCATTAATCGTTTCAAAAAGTGAGGAAACTTATGACAACTATCACGATCGCCGTAACCGGTAG
- the coaC gene encoding phosphopantothenoylcysteine decarboxylase gives MTTITIAVTGSISAYKAADIISELGKLGHNVTVLMTESAQQFITPLTLQVLSKNPVHTSVMAEDRPDVVNHIALAKDTDLFLVAPATADTIARLAQGRANDIISAVALALPPTTKKMIAPAMNTAMYDNLLTQANIKTLKEIGFKEIEPRVALLACGDLGRGALATVADIVSAVQASLD, from the coding sequence ATGACAACTATCACGATCGCCGTAACCGGTAGCATATCAGCCTATAAAGCAGCCGATATCATTTCAGAGTTAGGAAAATTGGGTCACAATGTGACTGTTTTAATGACCGAATCAGCCCAGCAGTTCATCACGCCGCTAACGCTCCAAGTGCTGTCAAAAAATCCAGTTCACACAAGTGTTATGGCTGAAGATAGACCTGACGTGGTCAACCATATTGCTTTAGCCAAAGATACCGACCTTTTTCTAGTTGCACCTGCTACTGCTGATACGATTGCCCGTTTAGCGCAAGGCCGCGCAAATGATATCATTTCTGCAGTTGCACTCGCCCTACCTCCTACTACTAAAAAAATGATTGCGCCAGCTATGAATACAGCTATGTATGACAATCTTTTGACACAAGCCAACATCAAAACGCTTAAAGAAATTGGGTTCAAAGAAATTGAACCAAGAGTTGCGCTACTTGCTTGTGGTGACTTGGGTAGGGGGGCACTGGCCACTGTAGCCGATATTGTCAGTGCGGTGCAAGCTAGTCTTGATTGA
- a CDS encoding ECF transporter S component, which produces MTQYKNKSKASDIAILGIFIAIMVIIHLLSRVIYSFWPFPIQPTLLHIPVIIGSIVLGWRKGAFLGFVMGMISFLNSTLAPIPTSFLFSPFVPNGNIWSLFIAFIPRIIVGILPFFIYKLVKNRVGAGLAGFTSSAVNTILVLSSAFLFFNHQLNMTFKALIATIIATNSIVEAIIATVLCASIVPILLKFRS; this is translated from the coding sequence ATGACCCAATATAAGAATAAATCCAAAGCGTCTGATATTGCCATCCTGGGTATTTTTATTGCTATCATGGTAATTATCCACTTACTTTCAAGAGTTATCTATAGTTTCTGGCCATTTCCGATTCAGCCAACTTTATTGCACATTCCGGTTATTATCGGCTCTATCGTTCTCGGCTGGCGTAAAGGTGCCTTTCTAGGCTTCGTGATGGGGATGATTTCATTTTTGAACTCGACGCTTGCACCGATTCCGACCTCATTCCTCTTTTCTCCTTTTGTGCCTAACGGTAATATCTGGTCACTTTTTATCGCCTTTATCCCTCGGATTATCGTTGGTATCCTACCCTTCTTTATTTATAAGCTTGTAAAGAATAGAGTTGGTGCTGGTCTTGCTGGTTTTACGAGTTCAGCTGTCAATACGATTTTAGTGCTCAGTTCAGCTTTCCTTTTCTTCAATCACCAGCTGAATATGACATTTAAAGCACTTATCGCAACAATTATTGCAACAAATTCGATTGTAGAAGCAATTATCGCTACTGTCTTATGTGCGAGTATTGTACCGATTTTACTCAAATTTAGAAGCTAA
- a CDS encoding phospho-sugar mutase, with translation MSYKETYQKWADFKDLPDYLKNELTEMTEQTKEDAFYTSLEFGTAGQRGLIGVGTNRMNIFTVHQTTEGLARLMDAKGDSKKRGVAIAYDSRHFSREFAFDAARVLAQHDIPSYVFESLRPTPELSFAIRELGTLTGIMITASHNPAPYNGYKVYGEDGGQMPPEDADRLTDYIKEIDDIFHIPMADEASELITIIGDDIDKKYLENVKSVTINQAIIDNYGKNLNIVFTPLHGTGEMLGRKTLAQAGFEKIAVVEEQAIPDGDFPTLKSPNPESQAAFELSEKLGHEVNADMLVATDPDADRIGVEVRLPDGSYQPLTGNQIGAVLAKYILEAHKQAGTLPENAAIVKSIVSTELVTAITKSYDVKMINVLTGFKFIAEQIQAFEETGSQTYMMGFEESFGYLIKPFARDKDAIQALLLICEVAAYYKSLGKTLYDGIQDIYAEYGYYLENTISVTLEGIDGAAQIKAVMDKFRDNQPTQFNGIQVVLTEDFLHNTATTSDGQVENLTTPPSNVLKYHLEDGSWLAVRPSGTEPKIKFYLAAVAETNDASADKLSAFATDINNFIK, from the coding sequence ATGTCTTATAAAGAAACGTATCAAAAATGGGCCGATTTTAAAGACCTTCCTGACTACCTAAAAAATGAGTTGACAGAAATGACTGAACAAACAAAAGAGGATGCTTTCTATACGTCACTTGAGTTTGGTACTGCTGGTCAACGCGGCTTAATTGGTGTTGGTACAAATCGGATGAATATCTTTACTGTACATCAAACAACAGAGGGCCTCGCACGTTTGATGGATGCTAAAGGGGACAGTAAAAAACGTGGTGTTGCCATTGCCTACGATTCTCGTCATTTTTCAAGAGAATTTGCTTTTGATGCTGCACGTGTTTTAGCACAGCATGATATTCCATCTTACGTCTTTGAATCTTTACGCCCGACACCCGAGCTATCATTTGCTATTCGTGAGCTAGGCACCTTAACAGGCATCATGATCACTGCCTCTCATAATCCTGCACCTTATAATGGCTATAAAGTCTACGGTGAAGATGGTGGGCAAATGCCACCTGAAGATGCAGATAGATTAACTGATTATATCAAAGAGATTGATGATATCTTCCATATCCCTATGGCAGATGAAGCCAGTGAGTTGATTACAATCATCGGTGACGACATCGATAAAAAATATCTAGAAAATGTTAAATCAGTTACGATTAATCAAGCAATTATTGATAACTATGGTAAAAACTTGAACATTGTCTTTACACCGCTACATGGGACCGGCGAGATGCTTGGACGTAAAACATTGGCGCAAGCTGGATTTGAGAAAATCGCAGTTGTAGAAGAGCAGGCCATTCCTGATGGCGATTTCCCAACTTTGAAATCACCAAATCCTGAGAGTCAAGCAGCCTTTGAGCTGTCTGAAAAATTAGGCCATGAAGTCAATGCAGATATGCTAGTCGCAACTGACCCAGATGCTGATAGAATAGGCGTTGAAGTCCGGTTACCTGATGGTAGCTATCAACCACTAACTGGTAATCAGATTGGTGCTGTCTTAGCAAAATATATCCTTGAAGCGCACAAACAAGCTGGCACACTGCCTGAAAATGCTGCAATCGTCAAATCGATCGTCTCTACAGAATTAGTTACAGCCATTACCAAATCTTACGATGTTAAGATGATTAACGTGTTAACTGGGTTCAAATTTATTGCTGAGCAAATACAAGCATTTGAAGAAACAGGTTCTCAGACTTATATGATGGGATTTGAAGAGTCTTTTGGCTATTTGATCAAACCATTTGCGCGAGATAAAGATGCCATCCAAGCACTCCTTTTAATCTGTGAGGTTGCAGCCTACTATAAATCACTTGGCAAGACATTATATGATGGCATTCAAGATATTTATGCTGAATATGGGTACTATCTTGAAAATACAATTTCAGTTACACTCGAAGGCATTGATGGTGCTGCACAAATTAAAGCTGTCATGGATAAATTCCGTGATAATCAACCAACGCAATTTAATGGTATTCAAGTTGTCTTAACAGAAGACTTCCTCCATAATACAGCAACAACTTCCGATGGTCAGGTAGAGAACTTAACAACACCGCCATCAAATGTGCTCAAATACCACCTTGAAGACGGTTCATGGCTGGCTGTTCGCCCATCTGGAACAGAACCCAAAATTAAATTTTATCTAGCCGCAGTTGCGGAAACTAATGACGCATCTGCTGATAAACTTAGCGCCTTTGCAACTGATATC